A single genomic interval of Vairimorpha necatrix chromosome 5, complete sequence harbors:
- a CDS encoding ribosome biogenesis protein FCF1, whose product MGKSKKLKKKYLNINSNRSDNSKQRKDRSINLPVFDEKFAFSHSLRPPYSVLLDTNYINDCIRKKKDMKNELWTVLDGNIKMHVTDCVISELEKLGRPYRVALALVRNDDIIRLRCDHKGSYADDCIVNRVSEHRCYVVATSDVGLKQRIKNIQGVPIVSFRGQRSTVERFIPATY is encoded by the coding sequence ATGGGAAAatcgaaaaaattaaagaagaaatatttaaacataaattCCAATAGATCTGATAATTCCAAACAGCGTAAAGATAGATCTATAAATCTTCCTGTTTTTGATGAGAAATTCGCCTTTTCTCATTCCTTAAGGCCTCCTTACTCTGTTCTTCTTGATactaattatataaatgacTGTATTCGTAAGAAGAAAGATATGAAGAATGAGTTATGGACAGTCTTAGATGGAAATATAAAGATGCATGTCACAGATTGTGTCATCTCAGAATTAGAGAAGCTTGGGCGTCCTTACAGAGTCGCCCTAGCTTTAGTAAGGAATGATGATATTATAAGATTAAGATGTGATCACAAGGGGTCTTATGCTGATGACTGTATAGTTAACAGGGTCAGTGAGCACAGATGCTATGTAGTGGCCACTAGTGATGTGGGCTTAAAGCAAAGGATAAAGAATATTCAAGGAGTGCCTATTGTATCATTTAGAGGACAAAGGTCTACAGTCGAGAGATTTATACCAGCcacatattaa
- a CDS encoding spore wall protein 26: MIFSFRDLDKTEASLLFDKEAQLTIPTKFKENPYADPLDSTGEADALVGEIYSELRKILSHYYEFFKQNSEEFKAWYNSGDFEMNDDTKIKILNILLVHVKSIKDLEPFWLFTEGPFLKGRLASISSGIRKLQAIINSQSPTYNKIEDTALFSTIPPEKRNIWLMNKAIYIVENFRAGLNNYEGNDHTHVLKNFLTGVVEKKKLDKILGTLILSL, encoded by the coding sequence ATGATATTTTCTTTCAGAGACCTTGACAAGACAGAAGCCAGTTTATTATTTGACAAAGAGGCACAATTAACAATCCCTACTAAATTTAAGGAGAATCCTTATGCAGATCCCTTAGATTCGACTGGTGAGGCTGATGCCCTAGTAGGGGAGATTTATTCCGAGTTaaggaaaatattaagtCACTACTACGAGTTCTTTAAACAGAATTCTGAGGAGTTTAAAGCTTGGTATAATTCTGGAGATTTTGAGATGAATGATGACACTAAGATTAAGATCCTGAATATTCTCCTGGTACATGTCAAGTCCATAAAAGATCTCGAACCTTTCTGGCTATTCACAGAGGGGCCTTTTCTTAAGGGGAGACTGGCTTCTATTTCTAGTGGTATAAGGAAGTTACAGGCAATTATAAATTCCCAGAGTCCTACTTATAATAAGATTGAGGATACAGCTCTATTCAGTACTATCCCCCCTGAGAAGAGAAATATCTGGCTAATGAATAAGGCTATTTATATAGTCGAGAACTTCAGAGCGGGACTGAATAATTATGAAGGAAATGATCACACTCACGTACTTAAGAATTTCCTGACTGGGGTAGTGGAGAAGAAGAAGCTTGATAAAATCCTTGGGACACTAATACTAAgtctataa
- a CDS encoding gamma-tubulin complex component 2: MNDSNPLIDNLIFLLCGIDTSLMSIGMKNKKYSLLHEGGFSVDLLLPFEEICINVRIVHKFIFKNISSENSIKKIISNFLLEYKMRYLQKINKLRNTKDIETLYVSIQEDIEHFREFRNIIDTCRKNNDSEIFNNIKSILDGPFYEKLKKELEDQNDVEIINWIMRGETPSSFFIETRNYDPENLDEGYWKSKYNIKNKISNNTGESKESYMPSEFSSKDHYNMTILKCGKLTSLLNELDINYESLINLEIIKTRGISGTLLYLNDLIYNLLSHNINYELSILERFILMRDMSFFSDLFTDLYNDKSFDIIIYSKENKKFLRKINLFKKIDMINFKITDLDLNNTIYKIINKPLHMKNNQSILEFLTIEFTPKILRFLLTKKQFLELDLIFRFLFAFSVIQFFLQKDLKFRFSRLMLCFIQNFKFSIFSNIDNIVFTNVDRLVDDLNSTIMHYISSLFLVSDDIYLILSEIIDLSFNFIGLDKKEECLNIEEFESKFYLIINRLYNKLRNGNYDWWFFNTLEALLIHK, translated from the coding sequence ATGAATGATTCAAATCCCTTGATCGATAATCTGATATTTCTCCTATGCGGCATAGACACATCACTGATGTCCATAGGAATGAagaataagaaatattctCTGCTACATGAAGGAGGTTTCTCTGTGGATTTACTACTTCCTTTTGAGGAAATCTGTATTAATGTCAGAATAGTccataaatttatctttaagaATATTTCATCAGAAAATTCTATTAAGAAGATTATTAGTAATTTCCTACTGGAATATAAAATGAGATATTTACAGAAGATTAATAAACTGAGAAATACAAAAGACATAGAGACACTTTATGTGAGCATACAAGAAGATATAGAGCATTTTAGAGAATTcagaaatataattgacACATGTAGGAAGAATAATGACtcagaaatatttaataatataaaaagcaTCTTAGATGGACCATTTTACGAGAAACTTAAGAAAGAATTAGAAGATCAAAATGATGTAGAAATTATCAATTGGATCATGCGAGGTGAAACCccttcttcattttttatagagaCGAGGAATTATGATCCTGAGAATTTAGACGAAGGATATTGgaaatcaaaatataacattaagaataaaatatcgAATAACACAGGGGAGTCTAAAGAAAGTTATATGCCTTCTGAATTTTCCTCTAAAGATCATTATAACATGACTATTCTGAAATGCGGGAAATTGACGAGTTTACTGAACGAACTAGATATTAATTATGAGTCACTAATCAATTTGGAAATTATTAAGACTAGAGGGATATCTGGTACATTATTATACCTTAATGATCTCATTTACAATTTGTTATCtcataatataaattatgaaTTGTCTATTCTTGAGAGATTTATCCTCATGAGAGACATGTCCTTCTTCAGTGACTTATTTACAGACTTGTATAATGACAAGTCCTttgatataataatttattctaAGGAGAATAAGAAGTTTCTCCgtaagataaatttatttaagaaaatagacatgataaatttcaaaattacAGATTTAGATCTAAATAATACAATCTAtaagattataaataagCCCCTTCACATGAAGAACAACCAATCTATTTTAGAGTTCCTTACCATTGAGTTTACTCCGAAGATCTTGAGGTTTCTTCTGACTAAGAAGCAGTTCTTAGAGTTGGACTTGATCTTCAGATTTCTCTTCGCTTTTTCTgttattcaattttttctacaGAAAGATCTCAAGTTTAGATTTAGCAGATTAATGCTCTGCTTTATCCAGAATTTCAagttttctatattttccAATATAGACAATATTGTCTTTACTAATGTAGACAGACTTGTTGATGATCTTAATAGTACTATTATGCATTATATTAGTAGTCTCTTTTTAGTATCTGATgatatatatttgatattatcagagattatagatttatcttttaattttataggACTAGACAAGAAAGAAGAGTGTCTCAATATTGAGGAATTTGAGAGtaagttttatttgataattaATAGATTGTATAATAAGTTAAGGAATGGGAATTATGATTGGTGGTTTTTTAACACACTTGAAGCACTTTTAATCcacaaataa
- a CDS encoding origin recognition complex subunit 4 → MFLESSEKLLNILKTEKNFKIQVISREDIKIFLEILDYNDIVYSFVCWNSLDDNPDTIQVCTSSKYLSPENHKSILYSNLVNTDFIQLSFVPTYNDKLKYLTKPRNKKEVKRILDAYKYSSIHELQSKIQRPHSVIEKYISEYFDYLEILLIYTISKYSNLIDIIKHVKSMEDTVKSSFVLRMKLNGLVSRKIVSVKSNNYRLNISHHTLSLICKKVEININA, encoded by the coding sequence ATGTTCCTGGAATCTTCtgagaaattattaaacatCTTAAAAACAGAGAAGAACTTTAAAATCCAGGTAATAAGCAGAGAAgatatcaaaatattcttgGAAATCTTAGACTACAATGATATTGTCTACTCTTTCGTCTGTTGGAATTCCTTAGATGATAATCCAGATACAATACAAGTCTGTACATCTTCTAAGTACTTGTCCCCTGAAAACCATAAGtctattttatattctaaCTTAGTAAACACGGACTTCATTCAATTGTCCTTTGTGCCAACTTACAATGATAAACTAAAATATCTTACAAAGCCAAGAAATAAGAAAGAAGTCAAGAGAATACTAGACgcctataaatattcatcCATACACGAATTACAGAGTAAAATACAAAGACCCCACTCTGTAATtgagaaatatatttcggAATATTTTGACTATCTAGAAATTCTTCtaatttatacaatatCTAAGTATTCTAATCTGATTGATATAATTAAACATGTGAAGAGTATGGAAGACACAGTAAAGAGCTCATTTGTCTTGAGGATGAAATTAAATGGACTGGTATCGAGGAAAATAGTTTCTGTTAAGTCGAATAATTATAGATTAAATATCAGTCACCATACTCTGTCATTAATATGCAAGAAagtagaaataaatattaatgcATAA
- a CDS encoding ubiquitin thioesterase OTUB1 has translation MEKSSAVSGKLQITNHEFYSDKLKSLSSYREIPRDGNCMYLSISIKILEFFRSKKDQIYKWETFTTSLKSYCTKLNIEEFVYIDNLETFSDLINNNTKIEDIDLYTWYEILYIFRLAISTHMRLNSEEYQPYIVDMSVEKYCKNCIEPLFMEAGYIEIGALVNIMPINVKMYDTTEESNKYRIYGENEEFIEILHTPNHFEPVY, from the coding sequence ATGGAGAAATCTTCGGCCGTCTCAGgaaaattacaaattacAAATCATGAATTTTATTCTGATAAACTCAAATCTCTATCTTCTTACAGAGAAATCCCAAGAGATGGAAACTGCATGTATTTAAgcatttctataaaaatcctcgaattttttagatctaaaaaagatcaaatttacaaatgGGAAACATTTACTActtctttaaaatcttattgTACTAAACTAAACATAGAagaatttgtttatattgaCAACTTAGAAACATTCAGTgacttaataaataataatactaAAATAGAAGATATAGATCTTTATACATGGTACgaaatattatacataTTCAGATTGGCTATATCAACTCATATGAGACTTAATTCTGAAGAATATCAGCCTTATATTGTAGACATGAGTGTAGagaaatattgtaaaaattgtattgaGCCTCTTTTTATGGAGGCAGGGTATATAGAAATAGGAGCATTAGTAAATATAATGCCAATAAATGTGAAAATGTATGATACTACAGAGGAAagtaataaatatagaatttATGGGGAGAATGAAGAATTTATAGAGATCTTGCATACTCCTAATCATTTTGAGCCTGTgtattga
- a CDS encoding Rho GTPase-activating protein 12 codes for MENQTDQNHAVYDTLSETEKQDLKQKCIDDITGNNYEIFCPLICLEYIFCINKDESFCTDAVIKMMNKLIEKSKTYKIFYGNFEEQEIQKNCDLIKKEEINLENLNIYLVGQIFIRIVNNNQKLMLPEKINKELLNSYVRYNPNKQKEIVKRIPFIINKRNRIFLKLLQELFNKIEENKEINKTSRNDLLHIFGPMVFKGELEDKQIHGYHRMVILEDVLNTDFDHIEEEIYKN; via the coding sequence ATGGAAAACCAAACTGATCAAAATCACGCAGTCTACGACACACTCTCAGAAACAGAAAAACAAGATCTAAAACAGAAATGTATAGACGACATCACAGGAAACAATTATGAAATATTCTGCCCACTAATCTGTCTAGAATACATTTTCTGCATAAATAAAGATGAGTCCTTTTGCACTGACGCAGTCATCAAAATGATGAACAAACTCATAGAAAAAAGCAAGacttacaaaatattttatggaAATTTCGAGGAACaagaaattcaaaaaaactgcgacttaataaaaaaagaagaaataaatttagaaaatcttaatatttatttagtaggccaaatatttattagaattgtaaataataatcAGAAATTAATGTTACCAgagaaaattaataaagaattattaaattcttatGTTCGTTATAATccaaataaacaaaaagaaattgtaaaaagaataccttttataattaataaaagaaatagaatattcttaaaattattacaagaactttttaataaaattgaagaaaataaagaaattaataaaacttcAAGGAATGATTTACTGCACATTTTTGGGCCTATGGTTTTTAAAGGGGAACTTGAAGATAAACAGATTCATGGATATCATAGAATGGTAATATTAGAAGATGTCTTAAATACAGATTTCGACCACatagaagaagaaatatataaaaattaa
- a CDS encoding ribosomal protein L1, whose amino-acid sequence MAGEEQNQLLFVERTKIDRLLEEIKEENKDFTDTIQVQVSLKGLDARRDNKITKDITMPYKSRYLGKTIVLADKDTALVCEEKQIPYVLIDDLMQDKMIAEKKRIFKTNKYFILCKGSNKIFQTKIFLRAGKIPYMLKDDDKVDVIYNNALKMYRMRVKDMSVTSFPVGHTKMDNLEIFENIKHGMTIMTAALKKGEENIKNVYLKGAQKAPKKLY is encoded by the coding sequence ATGGCCGGAGAAGAGCAAAACCAATTGTTGTTTGTTGAAAGAACAAAAATTGACAGACTGTtggaagaaataaaagaagaaaacaaaGACTTCACTGACACTATCCAAGTACAAGTAAGTCTAAAAGGCTTAGACGCCAGAAGGGACAACAAGATCACTAAAGACATTACCATGCCTTACAAGTCAAGATACTTAGGAAAGACTATCGTCTTAGCCGACAAGGACACTGCTCTCGTATGCGAAGAGAAACAAATCCCTTATGTCTTAATTGACGACCTCATGCAGGACAAAATGATAGcagaaaaaaagagaatCTTTAAGACAAACAAGTACTTCATCTTGTGCAAAGGgtctaataaaatattccagactaaaatattcttaagAGCTGGTAAGATTCCTTACATGCTTAAAGATGATGATAAAGTGGATGTCATCTACAATAATGCATTGAAGATGTACAGAATGAGAGTAAAAGACATGAGTGTCACATCCTTCCCAGTAGGGCATACTAAAATGGACAACTTGGAAATATTCGAGAATATTAAACATGGCATGACGATCATGACAGCAGCACTTAAAAAAGGAGAAGAGAATATTAAGAATGTTTATTTGAAGGGAGCACAAAAGGCACCAAAGAaactttattaa
- a CDS encoding HECT domain-containing protein — protein sequence MRSLFFILLFFLIIQILSFIIIFCFTVLYPIRRPAEYLLNVIRELRRFFGNNERQHNAIIEIENSFKSNERKFNDYISCTDVFYEDLKSRFRPYQYFSTEITVDRKDLLNTSIKKLMNLKENQLLPNIKLCIRFKDEIGADEGGLTREWISLIIDEIFDAKTNLFECTNGDLSKMIPVDKNLSTADLLYYKFLGRVLGRMIVSKVNADVRLHGIIWKFILDLPCADSDYKNIDPVFYRNLLSLKEDDVQFEDLSLTFEYDGMNLIRNGKKIYVDEENVELYIDRVLKYKYDAKINIQCQSIKEGLNEIIPRDLLNYFSPENLELLICGTQDISVEHWKKFTKYKNYKKEDLIIKWFWEIVQNFSQEKKVLLLNFVTGSRRLPAGGFRNISNSDKKTWKFTIQKCLSDDDKILPSAWTCNKILSLPVYKSKKILEEKLFKAIIECQEGFLII from the coding sequence ATGAgatctcttttttttatattactattttttttaataattcaaattttatcttttataatcatattttgttttacgGTACTATATCCTATCCGACGCCCTGCTGAATACCTTTTAAATGTAATTAGAGAACTAAGAAGATTCTTTGGAAATAATGAAAGACAACATAATGCAATTATAGAAATCgaaaattcatttaaaaGTAATGAAAGAAAGTTTAATGATTATATATCTTGCACtgatgttttttatgaagATCTAAAAAGTAGATTTAGACCATATCAATACTTTTCTACGGAAATAACAGTAGATagaaaagatttattaaatacatcgattaaaaaattaatgaacCTTAAAGAAAATCAATTATTGCCGAACATTAAACTATGTATTAGGTTTAAAGATGAAATTGGCGCCGACGAGGGTGGTTTAACTAGAGAATGGATCTCTTTAATTATAgatgaaatttttgatgcaaaaactaatttatttgaatgCACTAATGGAGATTTGTCAAAGATGATTCCTGTCGATAAAAATCTAAGTACCGCCGATTTGTTatactataaatttttaggtAGAGTTTTAGGCCGAATGATTGTAAGTAAAGTAAATGCAGATGTTAGATTACATGGAATTATAtggaaatttatattagatTTGCCATGTGCCGATTCcgactataaaaatatagatccagttttttatagaaacttattatctttaaaagAAGATGATGTACAGTTTGAAGATTTATCATTGACATTTGAATACGATGGaatgaatttaattagaaatggaaaaaaaatatacgtAGATGAAGAAAACGTGGAATTGTATATTGACAGAGTgttaaaatacaaatacgATGCaaagataaatattcaGTGTCAATCCATCAAAGAAGGATTGAATGAAATCATCCCCCgggatttattaaattatttttcacCAGAAAATCTGGAACTTTTGATTTGTGGGACACAAGATATAAGTGTTGAACACTGGAAGAAATTTacgaaatataaaaattacaaaaaagaggATTTAATTATCAAGTGGTTTTGGGAAATTGTACAAAATTTTTcgcaagaaaaaaaagttttattattaaattttgtgACGGGATCTCGTAGGCTTCCCGCTGGTGGGTTTAGAAACATATCAAATTCTGACAAGAAAACATGGAAATTCACAATTCAAAAATGTCTATCGGAtgatgataaaatattgcCAAGTGCTTGGACTTGCAACAAAATCTTATCACTTCCCGTTTATAAAAGCAAGAAGATATTAGAAGAGAAGCTATTTAAAGCAATTATTGAATGCCAAGAAGGTTTTTTGATCATTTAA
- a CDS encoding putative GPI-anchored wall transfer protein: MSFSSESEIFIVTGISNLSLLAYNTFPCHNIILDFVFWICPQYYIIMYPNQKTELICLLILLINFNKIKAKQPTLLCKDMNFSIIRILRSYLACQTAICILAADFIRMFPAKFGKSLDYGFKLMDIGVGSYIYNCGLMINKTKVTTNLKINITTNHNKETDVNNYIKTLPQDKVKRIINKNILILLILGLIRYMTICVFNLQVEVAEYGVHSNFYFILALVQFIYKIFPYNKLGYPLLIIYQIVTRHYKIDKFILNNNRHGFIFQNKETFFVIIPFLCLMMILQDISRILFYPFLINQNNVKEAKLDNLKYKILNLSKYLGIFYLLYRMFAYFEDPSRRLCNATYVFFILYLHTAHLLIYIFVSILTHFQNYTTLDFVSKNMMTNFLLTNLLVLFFKQIIEFKDNQCHWVIIFYLILSFTLPPIISRSFNINKI; encoded by the coding sequence ATGTCTTTTTCTAGCGAATCGgagatttttattgtaaccGGCATTTCGAATTTGTCTCTTCTTGCGTATAATACATTTCCTTGtcataatattattttagatttcGTGTTTTGGATATGTCCTCAGTATTATATTATCATGTATCCTAATCAAAAGACCGAACTCATatgtttattaattttgttaattaattttaataaaataaaagctAAACAACCTACTTTATTATGTAAAGATATGAATTTTAGTATTATAAGAATATTAAGATCGTATTTAGCATGTCAAACGGCCATTTGTATACTTGCAGCAGACTTTATAAGGATGTTTCCTGCTAAGTTCGGTAAATCATTAGACTACGGATTTAAGCTTATGGATATCGGAGTCGGgtcatatatttataactGTGGActaatgataaataaaaccaAGGTAACTACCaacttaaaaatcaatataacTACGAATCATAATAAAGAAACCGatgtaaataattatattaaaacattaCCACAAGATAAAGTGAAAAGAataattaacaaaaatattcttattCTTTTAATCCTTGGCCTAATCAGATACATGACGATTTGTGTCTTTAATTTACAAGTAGAAGTTGCTGAATACGGCGTCCATAGCAACTTCTACTTCATTCTCGCTCTTGTacaatttatttacaaaatattcCCGTATAATAAACTTGGATATCCCCTTCTTATTATATACCAAATAGTAACAAGgcattataaaattgataaatttatattgaacAACAACAGACACggatttatatttcaaaacAAAGAAACGTTTTTCGTAATAATTCCTTTTCTCTGTCTGATGATGATTTTACAAGACATCAGccgtattttattttatccgtttttaattaatcAGAATAACGTAAAAGAAGCTAAATTAGATaacttaaaatataaaatactaaatttgtcaaaatatttggggatattttatctattgTATAGAATGTTCGCATATTTCGAGGACCCAAGTAGACGACTGTGTAATGCAACGtatgtatttttcattttatatttgcaCACCGCGcatcttttaatttatatttttgtatctATTTTGACacattttcaaaattacACTACTTTGGATTTTGTcagtaaaaatatgatgacaaattttttacttacaAATCTTTtggtattattttttaaacaaattattgaatttaaagataaCCAGTGCCATTGGGTTATAATCTTTTATCTAATATTGTCATTTACATTGCCACCAATAATATCTCGCtcatttaatattaataaaatttga
- a CDS encoding ribosomal large subunit pseudouridine synthase: MTESTLVYFHTYRTNVKERWKNKSLVDILEYEFRTRTREYFIEAIESVDYIKHIVHMHEPQVPKIHVIAHEEEYWVIHKPAGVPCHPTGGYREYSVTRKLFGDKKVACVNRLDMPVSGVLIITFENFKNNMMKISEAEKIYVAKVEGEFPDYVDCQERIFCEEGRRRFVSERGKECQTLFKKIEYKNGYSLVECKPITGRTHQIRIHLQSLGFSIVNDYIYGNYTKEENTFKKDCTSKCEEDPVYNCVLRNCKGENNRGFELRDKHICLHAYAYKFNNVWYKADWPEWTKL, from the exons ATGACAGAATCTACGCTTGTATATTTCCATACGTACAGAACTAATGTAAAAGAAAGatggaaaaataaatcattagTCGATATATTAGAATATGAATTTAGAACCAGAACAagagaatattttattgaagCTATAGAAAGTG TTGATTACATAAAACACATTGTCCACATGCACGAACCACAAGTTCCGAAAATACATGTGATCGCCCACGAGGAGGAATATTGGGTAATTCATAAACCAGCAGGGGTACCTTGTCATCCTACCGGAGGATACAGAGAATATTCAGTCActagaaaattatttggtGATAAGAAAGTTGCATGTGTAAACAGACTTGACATGCCTGTGTCTGgtgttttaataataacttttgaaaattttaaaaataatatgatGAAAATTTCTGAAgctgaaaaaatttatgtggCTAAAGTCGAAGGCGAATTTCCAGACTATGTCGATTGCCaagaaagaattttttgtgAAGAAGGAAGACGAAGATTTGTAAGTGAACGGGGCAAGGAATGCCAAacactttttaaaaaaatagaatataaaaatgggTATAGTCTTGTAGAATGCAAGCCTATCACAGGTAGGACACATCAAATTAGAATTCATTTACAGAGTCTTGGGTTTTCAATAGTAAATGATTATATTTATGGAAACTACACTAAAGAAGAAAACAcgtttaaaaaagattgtACAAGTAAATGTGAAGAAGATCCAGTTTACAATTGTGTATTAAGAAATTGCAAAGGGGAGAATAATAGAGGATTTGAGCTTAGAGATAAACATATTTGTCTTCATGCTTAtgcttataaatttaataatgtttGGTACAAAGCAGACTGGCCTGAGTGGacaaaattatag
- a CDS encoding ribosomal protein eS6, producing the protein MKLNIADPVNGTQKMYEIEHKAQLKLYNKKIGDQFNGDILDEKFNGYVFEITGGDDAQGFPMSKKYLTPNRIRPLLSKGDVGYRCRRKGVRMRKSVRGAIVSEETNVLAIIVIKKGDNELEGLTDRSNPRTHLPKKDKKLRSMFNIPEGEDIVTYLKDLLSKNLPEGAKLPNIKPTGHIHERKRAQKEASKKAHAERKARNEAQRQQWLKTYNIKQD; encoded by the coding sequence ATGAAGCTCAACATTGCTGACCCAGTAAATGGCACACAGAAAATGTATGAAATTGAGCACAAGGCCCAATTGAAactttataataaaaaaatcggGGATCAATTCAATGGTGACATTTTGGATGAAAAATTCAATGGTTACGTTTTTGAAATAACTGGCGGAGATGACGCCCAAGGATTTCCAATGtcaaagaaatatttgacaCCAAACAGAATTAGACCACTTCTCAGCAAAGGAGACGTAGGCTACAGATGTAGAAGAAAAGGTGTAAGAATGAGAAAAAGTGTTAGGGGAGCTATTGTGTCTGAAGAAACTAATGTCTTGGCTATAATAGTAATTAAGAAAGGAGACAATGAATTAGAAGGCCTTACTGACAGAAGCAACCCAAGAACTCATTTACCAAagaaagataaaaaattgagaAGCATGTTTAATATTCCTGAAGGAGAAGACATTGTCACTTATCTTAAGGATCTTTTAAGTAAGAACTTACCAGAAGGGGCTAAGCTCCCAAACATCAAGCCCACTGGCCATATTCACGAGCGCAAAAGAGCCCAAAAGGAGGCTTCTAAAAAAGCGCACGCCGAGAGGAAAGCAAGGAATGAAGCACAAAGGCAACAATGGCTTAAGACctacaatataaaacaagattaa
- a CDS encoding Baculoviral IAP repeat-containing protein 5 (BIRC5), with the protein MFSYEQRYKTFTNMKWLSGYASNPHLLAICGFICKSNTLEQSAMCVYCKKHLEGWEESDVPILEHFAHKKDCSIFTPNKMTDKRSNSFIRFDLKEGIPFIFCYKCGSTDKSHKCLVTKRFSLNLKKPSDFFFIKLISGEYKETIDLYMQINLYLPKNIKDIFGYIFESTKFNMSPLTTVRALIGDYIEKEVKNLKDKMDKDIEKYLQNSET; encoded by the coding sequence ATGTTTTCCTACGAGCAAAggtataaaacatttacaAATATGAAATGGCTCTCAGGCTACGCAAGTAACCCGCATTTACTCGCCATATGCggatttatttgtaaatcaAATACACTAGAACAATCTGCTATGTGTGTGTACTGTAAAAAACACCTTGAAGGTTGGGAGGAGTCAGATGTGCCAATTTTAGAACATTTTGcacataaaaaagattgCAGCATTTTCACACCTAACAAAATGACAGACAAAAGATCAAATTCTTTCATAAGATTCGATCTTAAAGAAGGAATtccttttatattttgctATAAATGCGGGTCAACAGACAAATCTCACAAATGCTTAGTAACTAAAAGATTtagtttaaatttaaaaaaaccatcagatttcttttttataaaattgataagTGGTGAATATAAAGAAACAATAGATTTATACAtgcaaataaatttgtatttgcCGAAAAATATCAAAGATATTTTCGGATACATTTTTGaatcaacaaaatttaacatGTCGCCTTTGACGACAGTGCGCGCGCTAATTGGCGACTACATAGAAAAAGAagtaaaaaacttaaaagaCAAAATGGACAAGGACATAGAGAAATATTTACAGAACAGTGAAACTtag